CCTCACGTGCCGCACTATCATTTATGGAGCTCGGCCATGAGTCAGCAATTTCTTGTCTATAGTCTGGCTCGTATTCGATCTTGAATTCTGGAATATGTTTCTTAATCTCAGAAACCAGCTCTGCGGGAGTGAAACTCATAGCTGTAATGTTGAAGCTTCTGTGTTCCAAGTCAGATTCATCGGCTTCCATCAAATCAATGGTACTCTTAATACAATCAGGCATGTACATCATTGGAAGACGACTGTCCTTTTCCAAAAAGCACGTATATTCCTTATTCTCAAGTGCTTCGTAGAAAATCTCCACAGCATAGTCGGTCGTTCCTCCACCTGGCAAGGTTTCAGAGCTGATGATACCGGGATAACGCAATGACCTGAAATCAACATCAAACCGTTTCGTATAGTATTCACCAAGAAGTTCAATGAAAACTTTGGTAACGCCATACATGCTTGTGGGCCGCATAATAACGTCGTTTGGAGTATTTTCCTTTGGTGTGCTTGGGCCAAAAGCTGCTATTGAACTGGGAATGATTATCTGATCCAAGTCTAGAATGCGAGCAGCTTCCAATGCGTTGTAGCTCCCTTGTACATTTGTCTTGTATGCCAACTGTGGATTCTTTTCACCCACGGCGGACAGTACTGACGCATTATGAATCAAGACATCAATGTCGTATTCAACCAATAGCGTGTGAAATTGGGTTGTATCAAGCACATCAAGCCGCTTGTATGGCCCATCCTTTCTAAGAATGTCTGGCGGCTTCTTCCTGCCAGTTGCTACTATGTTTTCGCCTCCATACTTCTCTCTCAACGCTTCAATAAGCTCAGTCCCAATCTGGCCATAGCTGCCAGTAACTA
The Candidatus Thorarchaeota archaeon DNA segment above includes these coding regions:
- a CDS encoding NAD-dependent epimerase/dehydratase family protein → MTRILVTGSYGQIGTELIEALREKYGGENIVATGRKKPPDILRKDGPYKRLDVLDTTQFHTLLVEYDIDVLIHNASVLSAVGEKNPQLAYKTNVQGSYNALEAARILDLDQIIIPSSIAAFGPSTPKENTPNDVIMRPTSMYGVTKVFIELLGEYYTKRFDVDFRSLRYPGIISSETLPGGGTTDYAVEIFYEALENKEYTCFLEKDSRLPMMYMPDCIKSTIDLMEADESDLEHRSFNITAMSFTPAELVSEIKKHIPEFKIEYEPDYRQEIADSWPSSINDSAAREEWGWEPDYDLAAMTEDMIEKLSKRIGN